From Jatrophihabitans sp., the proteins below share one genomic window:
- a CDS encoding TetR/AcrR family transcriptional regulator, with protein MAKTADQAEVAERVPLSRDRVLGGAVAVADAGGIAALTIRTLAHELGVKPMSVYHYVANKDEILDGIVDLVFSEIELPVVGGDWQTEMRRRADSARQVLRRHPWATPLLQSRLNAGPATLRHHNAFLGTLRGAGFTVQQAAHAFALIDSYVYGFAMSERALPIHGPESVADLAAVMVKRFPADEYPHLFEFTISHVMQPGYDFGLEFQFGLDLILSALARSVSDAAHPGD; from the coding sequence ATGGCCAAGACCGCAGATCAGGCAGAAGTCGCCGAACGGGTTCCGCTCAGCCGCGATCGGGTGCTGGGAGGCGCCGTCGCGGTGGCCGATGCGGGGGGCATCGCGGCTCTCACGATCCGCACGCTGGCCCATGAACTCGGCGTCAAACCGATGTCGGTCTACCACTACGTCGCCAACAAGGACGAGATCCTCGACGGCATCGTCGATCTCGTCTTCAGCGAGATCGAGCTACCGGTGGTCGGCGGGGACTGGCAGACGGAGATGCGCCGGCGAGCGGATTCAGCCCGGCAGGTGCTCAGGCGTCACCCGTGGGCGACCCCGCTGCTGCAATCACGCCTCAACGCAGGCCCCGCGACGCTGCGACACCACAACGCGTTTCTCGGCACCCTGCGGGGGGCAGGCTTCACCGTGCAGCAGGCCGCCCATGCCTTTGCCCTGATCGACAGTTACGTCTACGGCTTCGCGATGTCGGAGAGGGCGCTGCCCATACACGGCCCCGAGAGTGTCGCCGACCTAGCCGCGGTGATGGTGAAGCGGTTTCCGGCCGATGAGTACCCACACCTGTTCGAGTTCACCATCTCCCACGTCATGCAGCCCGGTTACGACTTCGGCCTGGAGTTCCAGTTCGGACTGGACTTGATCCTCAGCGCCCTCGCCAGGTCTGTCTCCGACGCGGCGCATCCCGGCGACTGA
- a CDS encoding DUF4157 domain-containing protein: MADGPTSKQAKQAKQAKPERSDPTSADPHRPTVIEQSPAAAAVWMPPVPGLASVQPHLRRSSGAAEDPLGGTEIPSDIVSTLRRRAGGGRPLPPGIAEPMGQQLGHDLSGVRVHADNEAASIARRVQAVAFTSGNDVYFSQGSYSPDSAGGQRLLAHELSHVAHEARGSAGGAAVIGRADDPAERAADRSADQIVGALRRQAASRPAPQCEHSPAAGTDGPVRRSLAEPGVLRRALLNNLVGNTVTDVGIGVGMGARSLGGWLVGEGPSAAPTFGPLSSGGFGTSMYTVLGPGYPKAGGEPANDAPAMHGWDQVLSRRKPANGRGAYYVRAHLLRDKFGGPASWSNLVPLTNDGNNGMQPLSHFRAVEQLIQAELVNHKTIGYKVQPVYSQMPFGAPRLAVGTLAGWLPFLGELGELLYWESLIPTALTTSWWDAESWNPVPSVRVIRNWAHSDADLLTMRMRVNGIAGAQVLTGQQMVLLAVVEALKLAVAAGAPLLIGAAAGVSYGEWADILGSSTWATLRPLVSMLAGAVGLGGLVPTDPTVLAALFAEVFRQLPWWSAAESVGQVGMSQRMRRLLGGYGGFVPSAASIAAAVGTAGAAAVRLAAGPAED, from the coding sequence ATGGCGGACGGCCCCACTTCCAAGCAGGCCAAGCAGGCCAAGCAGGCCAAGCCCGAACGGTCAGACCCGACCTCCGCCGACCCGCACCGACCGACTGTCATTGAGCAGAGCCCGGCCGCCGCGGCGGTCTGGATGCCGCCGGTGCCGGGGTTGGCCAGCGTCCAGCCGCACTTGCGGCGCAGCTCGGGCGCTGCCGAGGACCCGCTCGGCGGAACCGAGATCCCGTCCGACATCGTGTCGACCTTGCGACGCCGGGCCGGCGGCGGCCGCCCGTTGCCCCCGGGCATAGCCGAGCCGATGGGCCAGCAGCTGGGGCATGACCTGTCCGGCGTCCGGGTGCATGCCGACAACGAGGCCGCCTCAATCGCCCGCCGGGTACAGGCGGTCGCCTTCACCTCCGGCAACGACGTCTACTTCAGCCAGGGCAGCTACAGCCCGGACTCGGCCGGTGGCCAGCGGCTGCTGGCGCACGAGCTCTCCCACGTCGCGCACGAGGCGAGAGGTTCGGCTGGGGGTGCGGCTGTGATCGGGCGCGCCGATGACCCGGCCGAGCGGGCGGCCGATCGCAGCGCCGACCAGATCGTCGGCGCGCTGCGCCGGCAAGCGGCCAGCCGGCCGGCGCCTCAGTGCGAGCACTCGCCGGCAGCGGGCACCGATGGGCCGGTCCGGCGTAGCCTGGCCGAGCCTGGCGTGCTTCGCCGCGCCCTGCTGAACAACCTGGTCGGAAACACCGTCACCGACGTCGGCATCGGCGTCGGGATGGGCGCGCGCTCGCTCGGAGGTTGGCTGGTGGGTGAAGGCCCGAGCGCCGCGCCGACGTTCGGGCCGCTGAGCAGCGGCGGTTTCGGCACCAGCATGTACACGGTGCTCGGCCCCGGTTATCCCAAAGCCGGCGGCGAGCCAGCCAACGACGCGCCCGCCATGCACGGCTGGGATCAGGTGCTGTCGCGCCGCAAGCCCGCCAATGGCAGGGGCGCGTACTACGTCCGGGCGCACTTGCTGCGAGACAAGTTCGGCGGGCCGGCCAGTTGGAGCAACCTGGTTCCGCTGACCAACGACGGAAACAACGGCATGCAGCCGCTGTCGCATTTCCGGGCGGTCGAGCAGCTGATCCAGGCCGAGCTCGTGAACCACAAGACGATCGGTTACAAGGTGCAGCCGGTCTACTCCCAGATGCCGTTCGGGGCGCCCAGGCTGGCAGTGGGCACCCTGGCCGGGTGGCTGCCGTTCCTCGGTGAGCTGGGAGAGTTGCTGTATTGGGAGTCGCTGATTCCCACCGCCCTGACCACCAGCTGGTGGGACGCCGAGTCCTGGAATCCGGTTCCCTCGGTGCGGGTGATCCGCAACTGGGCGCACTCCGACGCGGACCTGCTGACCATGCGGATGCGGGTGAACGGCATCGCCGGCGCCCAGGTGCTCACCGGCCAGCAGATGGTGCTGCTGGCCGTGGTGGAGGCACTCAAGCTTGCGGTGGCGGCCGGAGCGCCGCTGCTGATCGGCGCCGCGGCCGGCGTGAGTTACGGCGAGTGGGCCGACATCCTCGGCTCGTCCACCTGGGCGACGCTGCGCCCGCTGGTGAGCATGCTGGCCGGCGCGGTCGGGCTGGGCGGGCTGGTGCCGACCGACCCGACGGTGCTGGCGGCCCTGTTTGCCGAGGTCTTTCGGCAGTTGCCGTGGTGGAGCGCGGCCGAGAGCGTCGGCCAGGTGGGCATGTCACAGCGGATGCGCCGCCTGCTCGGCGGTTACGGCGGCTTCGTGCCGTCAGCGGCCAGCATCGCCGCCGCCGTCGGCACCGCGGGGGCAGCGGCGGTGCGGCTGGCTGCCGGCCCCGCCGAAGACTGA
- a CDS encoding 5'-nucleotidase C-terminal domain-containing protein — protein sequence MSRRQLLASAAVGTVGAAFFAAAPAAALGRGRDAHDGFRLTVLGTTDTHGNVLNWDYFKDAEYDDAQHNDVGLAKISTLVSAMRAERGLEATLTLDAGDTIQGTPLAYYYARIDPITGAKAPIHPMAAAMNAIGYDAAALGNHEFNYGVETLRKFQSQLHHPLLCANALDWNTGEPAFPEFILRKVRVGQRRGPQHQGTGEFVTVGIVGLVTPGCAIWDKANLDGKIKFNGIVEQAQIVIPKVKQAGADIVIVSCHSGADTSSSYGDALPWPENASTLLAQEVPGIDAILVGHAHQEIPQRFVRNTATGKQVLLSEPLRWGERLTVMDLDLVKDRGRWQVGAASATVLNANTVAADEKVVSLVRQQHEKVRSYVNGVVGTSTAAMSAATSRYRDTAAMDFINHVQGEAVKKALAGSPSASLPVLSIAAPFNSAAAIPAGDVTVRDVAGLYIFDNTLLGIVFTGAQVRAYLEFSAAYFKQISGVGPFSPSQLTNAVTATAPNGTPDYNYDIMGGLDAPLTYDIDIAQAVGSRIKNLSYGGAPVTDGQRFVIAINNYRQSGGGNYPGVKTAPVVYNAQVEIRQLIIDWVSAAKVIDPTVFAKVDWKLVSNGQPIQISG from the coding sequence ATGAGCCGACGTCAACTGCTGGCCTCCGCCGCTGTCGGCACGGTAGGCGCCGCATTCTTCGCTGCCGCTCCGGCGGCGGCGCTGGGCAGGGGCCGCGACGCCCACGACGGCTTCCGGCTGACGGTGCTCGGGACGACAGACACCCACGGCAACGTCCTGAACTGGGACTATTTCAAGGACGCTGAGTACGACGACGCCCAGCACAACGACGTCGGCCTGGCCAAGATCTCCACGCTGGTGAGCGCGATGCGCGCCGAGCGAGGCCTGGAGGCGACGCTGACCCTGGACGCCGGCGACACCATTCAGGGCACCCCGCTGGCCTATTACTACGCCCGGATCGACCCGATCACCGGCGCGAAGGCGCCGATTCACCCGATGGCCGCCGCCATGAACGCGATCGGCTACGACGCCGCCGCGCTGGGCAATCACGAGTTCAACTACGGCGTCGAGACTCTGCGCAAGTTCCAGTCGCAGTTGCATCACCCGCTGCTGTGCGCCAACGCCCTGGACTGGAACACCGGCGAGCCGGCGTTTCCCGAGTTCATCCTCAGAAAGGTCCGGGTGGGCCAACGCCGCGGCCCTCAGCATCAGGGGACCGGCGAGTTCGTCACAGTGGGCATCGTCGGCCTGGTGACGCCCGGCTGCGCCATCTGGGACAAGGCCAACCTCGACGGCAAGATCAAGTTCAACGGCATCGTCGAGCAGGCTCAGATCGTGATCCCGAAGGTCAAGCAGGCCGGCGCCGACATCGTCATCGTGTCCTGCCACTCCGGCGCCGACACCTCCTCCAGCTACGGCGACGCGCTGCCCTGGCCCGAGAACGCTTCGACCTTGCTGGCCCAAGAGGTGCCCGGCATCGACGCGATCCTGGTCGGGCACGCCCACCAGGAGATCCCGCAGCGCTTCGTGCGCAACACCGCTACCGGCAAGCAGGTGCTGCTGTCCGAGCCGCTGCGCTGGGGTGAGCGGCTGACCGTGATGGACCTGGACCTGGTCAAGGACCGCGGTCGCTGGCAGGTCGGCGCCGCCAGCGCGACCGTGCTCAACGCCAACACCGTCGCCGCCGACGAGAAGGTCGTCTCGCTGGTCCGCCAGCAGCACGAGAAGGTGCGCAGCTACGTCAACGGAGTGGTCGGAACGTCCACCGCCGCCATGTCGGCAGCGACCTCGCGCTACCGGGACACCGCCGCGATGGACTTCATCAACCACGTCCAGGGTGAGGCGGTGAAGAAGGCGCTGGCCGGCTCGCCCTCGGCGTCGCTGCCGGTCCTGTCGATCGCTGCCCCGTTCAACTCCGCCGCGGCGATCCCGGCCGGCGACGTGACGGTGCGCGACGTGGCCGGTCTCTACATCTTCGACAACACCCTGCTGGGCATCGTGTTCACCGGCGCCCAGGTGAGGGCCTACCTGGAGTTCTCGGCGGCGTACTTCAAGCAGATAAGCGGAGTCGGCCCCTTCTCGCCGAGCCAGCTCACCAATGCCGTCACCGCGACTGCGCCGAACGGAACCCCGGACTACAACTACGACATCATGGGCGGCCTGGACGCCCCGCTGACCTATGACATCGACATCGCCCAGGCCGTCGGGTCCCGGATCAAGAACCTGAGCTACGGCGGCGCCCCGGTGACCGACGGGCAGCGATTCGTGATCGCGATCAACAACTACCGGCAGTCCGGGGGCGGCAACTACCCGGGGGTCAAGACCGCGCCGGTGGTCTACAACGCCCAGGTCGAGATCCGGCAGCTGATCATCGACTGGGTGAGTGCCGCCAAGGTGATCGACCCGACGGTCTTCGCCAAGGTCGACTGGAAGCTGGTGTCTAACGGCCAACCGATCCAGATCAGCGGCTGA
- the purB gene encoding adenylosuccinate lyase: MTDQPAQPAHPADTAAPESAKPAIPNVLAHRYASTSMATLFSPQHKAVLERQLWLAVLIAQRDLGISTPDGAIEAYRKVVEAGVEAVDLDSIAERERVTKHDVKARIEEFNALAAEGATTEQPYELIHRGMTSRDVTENVEQLQVRSALKLVRTKTLAVLVRLARRAAEYESLALAGRSHNVAAQTTTLGKRFASVADELLAALARLDDLLARYPLRGVKGPVGTAQDMLDLLDGDSGKLAELERRVAEHLGFEKTLTSVGQVYPRSLDYDVLSALVQLAAAPSSFATTLRLMAGHELVTEGFRPGQVGSSAMPHKMNTRSAERINGFAVLLRGYASMAGELAGDQWNEGDVSCSVVRRIALPDAFFALDGLLETTLTVLDDFGAFPAVIARELDRYLPFLATTKVLMAAVRAGVGREQAHEAIKEHAVRVALDMREQGAAGNDLLARLAADERLGLDEDALTGLLADPLAFTGAAQAQVRAVIAAVEYALESEPAAAGYAPEPIL, translated from the coding sequence GTGACCGACCAGCCAGCCCAGCCCGCCCACCCCGCCGACACCGCCGCTCCCGAGTCAGCCAAGCCAGCCATTCCCAACGTGCTTGCCCACCGCTACGCCTCGACGTCGATGGCGACCCTGTTCAGCCCGCAGCACAAGGCAGTGCTCGAACGCCAGCTGTGGCTGGCGGTGCTCATCGCGCAGCGGGACCTGGGCATCAGCACCCCGGACGGCGCGATCGAGGCCTACCGCAAGGTGGTCGAGGCCGGCGTCGAGGCCGTGGACCTGGACTCGATCGCCGAGCGCGAGCGGGTGACCAAGCACGACGTCAAGGCCCGGATCGAGGAGTTCAACGCGCTGGCAGCCGAGGGGGCGACCACCGAGCAGCCCTACGAGCTGATCCACCGGGGGATGACCAGCCGCGACGTGACCGAGAACGTCGAGCAGTTGCAGGTCCGTTCGGCGCTGAAGCTGGTCCGGACGAAGACGCTGGCGGTGCTGGTCAGGCTGGCCCGCCGAGCCGCCGAGTACGAGTCGCTGGCCCTGGCCGGCCGCTCGCACAACGTCGCCGCCCAGACCACCACGCTGGGCAAGCGGTTCGCCTCGGTGGCCGACGAGCTGCTGGCGGCGCTGGCCCGCCTGGACGACCTGCTGGCCCGGTATCCGCTGCGCGGCGTCAAGGGCCCGGTCGGCACCGCTCAGGACATGCTCGACCTGCTCGACGGCGACTCGGGCAAGCTGGCCGAGCTCGAGCGCCGGGTCGCTGAGCACCTGGGCTTTGAGAAGACGCTGACCAGCGTCGGCCAGGTCTACCCGCGGTCGCTGGACTACGACGTGCTGTCGGCCCTGGTGCAGCTGGCCGCCGCGCCGTCCAGCTTCGCCACCACCCTGCGGCTGATGGCCGGCCACGAGTTGGTCACCGAGGGCTTCCGGCCCGGCCAGGTCGGCTCGTCGGCGATGCCGCACAAGATGAACACCCGATCGGCCGAGCGGATCAACGGCTTCGCGGTGCTGCTGCGCGGCTACGCCTCGATGGCCGGCGAGCTGGCCGGCGACCAGTGGAACGAGGGCGACGTCAGCTGCTCGGTGGTCCGCCGCATCGCGCTGCCCGACGCCTTCTTCGCCTTGGACGGCCTGCTGGAGACCACCCTGACGGTGCTGGATGACTTCGGGGCGTTTCCGGCGGTGATCGCCCGGGAGCTGGACCGCTACCTGCCGTTCCTGGCCACCACCAAGGTGCTGATGGCCGCGGTCCGGGCCGGCGTGGGGCGCGAGCAGGCGCACGAGGCGATCAAGGAGCACGCCGTCCGGGTCGCCCTGGACATGCGCGAGCAGGGCGCGGCCGGCAACGACCTGCTGGCCCGGTTGGCCGCCGACGAGCGGCTGGGACTGGACGAAGACGCCCTGACCGGCCTGCTGGCCGACCCGCTGGCCTTCACCGGCGCCGCCCAGGCCCAGGTCCGGGCCGTGATCGCCGCCGTCGAGTACGCGCTGGAGAGCGAGCCGGCCGCCGCCGGCTACGCCCCCGAGCCCATTCTGTAG
- a CDS encoding ATP-binding cassette domain-containing protein has translation MIEVENLSKRYGDKLAVAGLSFVVQPATVTGFLGPNGAGKSTTMRMIAGLDQPSAGRVAVNGRDYRSATTPMAELGVLLEAKAVHTGRSARNHLLALAQTNGIGRQRVDEVIELVGLREVARKRVGGFSLGMGQRLGVASALLGNPRTVVLDEPANGLDPEGVLWMRTMLKALAADGHTVFVSSHLMSEMALTATRLVVIGRGRLIADTTVAEFVARASQNSVTVRTPEAARLRDLLPFPDITVTREQSDVLRIDGLTAERVGAIAWQAHVPIFELSVRQASLEEAFMHLTRETVDYRSTEIAGTAAVAA, from the coding sequence ATGATCGAGGTAGAGAACCTGAGCAAGCGTTACGGGGACAAGCTGGCGGTGGCCGGGTTGAGTTTCGTGGTGCAGCCCGCAACCGTCACCGGGTTCCTCGGCCCGAACGGCGCCGGAAAGTCCACCACGATGCGGATGATCGCGGGCCTGGACCAGCCGAGCGCCGGCCGGGTCGCGGTCAACGGCCGCGACTACCGGTCCGCGACCACACCGATGGCCGAACTCGGCGTCCTGCTGGAAGCCAAAGCGGTGCACACCGGTCGGTCGGCCCGCAATCACCTGCTCGCGCTGGCCCAGACCAACGGCATCGGCCGGCAGCGGGTGGATGAGGTGATCGAGCTCGTCGGCCTGCGCGAGGTGGCCCGAAAGCGGGTCGGCGGGTTCTCACTCGGCATGGGCCAGCGGCTGGGAGTGGCCTCGGCGCTGCTGGGCAATCCCAGGACGGTGGTTCTCGACGAGCCGGCCAACGGCCTGGACCCGGAGGGCGTGCTGTGGATGCGCACCATGCTCAAGGCTCTGGCCGCCGACGGACACACGGTGTTCGTGTCATCTCACCTGATGAGCGAGATGGCCCTCACCGCCACCCGGTTGGTGGTCATCGGCCGTGGCCGCCTCATCGCTGACACCACGGTCGCCGAATTCGTCGCCCGCGCCTCACAGAACTCCGTCACGGTTCGCACGCCGGAGGCGGCTCGGCTACGGGATCTGCTGCCGTTTCCGGACATCACCGTGACCAGGGAGCAGTCCGACGTGCTGCGGATCGACGGCCTGACGGCCGAACGCGTCGGCGCCATCGCGTGGCAGGCCCATGTGCCGATTTTCGAGTTGTCCGTCCGGCAAGCCTCACTGGAGGAAGCGTTCATGCACCTGACCCGTGAAACCGTCGACTACCGCTCGACCGAGATCGCGGGCACTGCGGCGGTGGCGGCATGA
- a CDS encoding ABC transporter permease subunit yields MTATLAPASASAAAARATQLRVTQPRVLRSEWTKFRSLRSTLHTLLVAAVLLIGLGAVFSAVTASQPSGFGPGENATSTSLTGTFFAQLAIGVLGVLLISGEYSTGMIRASLTVVPRRLPMLWAKLAVFAAAVFLTMLIASFTAFVTGQALLEGHHQNASLTTPGTLRSIVGAALYLTVAGITGVALGALLRNTAAAISTFVGAFFVIPPLTMLLPASFADHFAQYLPSNAGAMLVGGDYGLSDPLAPWTGFGVMCGYAVVLIGLAAWQLRRVDA; encoded by the coding sequence ATGACCGCCACGCTGGCTCCTGCCTCGGCCTCGGCAGCGGCTGCCCGCGCCACCCAGTTGCGGGTGACGCAGCCGCGAGTCCTGCGTTCGGAGTGGACCAAGTTCCGCTCGCTGCGCTCGACGCTGCACACGTTGCTGGTCGCCGCTGTGCTTCTGATCGGGCTCGGCGCCGTGTTCTCGGCCGTCACCGCCAGCCAGCCCAGCGGTTTCGGCCCCGGAGAGAACGCGACATCGACCAGCCTGACCGGCACGTTCTTCGCGCAGCTGGCCATCGGCGTGCTCGGGGTACTGCTGATCAGCGGTGAGTACAGCACCGGCATGATCCGCGCCTCACTGACCGTGGTGCCCCGGCGGCTGCCGATGCTGTGGGCCAAACTGGCCGTGTTCGCCGCGGCGGTGTTTCTCACCATGCTGATCGCCAGCTTCACGGCCTTCGTCACCGGCCAGGCGCTGCTGGAGGGGCACCACCAGAACGCCTCGCTGACCACGCCAGGGACGCTTCGCTCGATCGTCGGCGCGGCGCTCTACCTGACCGTCGCGGGCATCACCGGTGTCGCGTTGGGTGCGTTGCTGCGCAACACCGCCGCCGCGATCTCAACCTTCGTCGGCGCCTTCTTCGTGATCCCGCCGCTGACCATGCTGCTGCCTGCCTCATTCGCCGACCACTTCGCGCAGTACCTGCCATCCAACGCCGGCGCGATGCTGGTCGGCGGCGACTACGGCCTCAGCGACCCGCTGGCGCCGTGGACCGGATTCGGCGTGATGTGCGGCTACGCGGTGGTGTTGATCGGCTTGGCCGCCTGGCAGCTTCGCCGCGTCGACGCCTGA
- a CDS encoding SigE family RNA polymerase sigma factor — protein sequence MTQSLTIDIAGLYAAHRLKLVRMAVLLVDDIGSAEDVVHDAFTALHQNQDRVREPAAALGYLRTTVVNNARSVLRKRQTARRHLSLARLQDAEPADSELMLAAAHQEVLAAVRQLPARQREVLTLRYWANLSEAEIAEALGISRGAVKSNASRGMDKLETILGDTR from the coding sequence GTGACGCAATCCCTCACGATCGACATCGCCGGCTTGTACGCCGCTCACCGGCTGAAGCTGGTGCGAATGGCGGTGCTGCTGGTCGATGACATCGGCAGCGCCGAGGACGTGGTGCACGACGCGTTCACCGCGCTGCACCAGAACCAGGACCGGGTGCGCGAGCCGGCGGCCGCGCTCGGCTACCTGCGCACCACGGTCGTCAACAACGCCCGCTCGGTGCTGCGCAAGCGCCAGACCGCCCGCCGCCATCTGAGCCTGGCAAGACTGCAGGACGCCGAACCGGCCGACAGCGAGCTGATGCTGGCCGCCGCGCACCAGGAGGTGCTGGCCGCCGTCCGCCAACTTCCCGCCCGCCAGCGCGAAGTGCTGACCCTGCGGTACTGGGCGAACCTGTCCGAGGCCGAGATCGCCGAGGCGTTGGGCATCTCGCGCGGCGCGGTGAAGTCCAACGCCAGCCGCGGGATGGACAAGCTCGAAACAATCTTGGGAGACACCCGATGA
- a CDS encoding phosphoribosylaminoimidazolesuccinocarboxamide synthase has product MPSTPATDRPDSGLTHVHSGKVRDLYATDTGHLVMVASDRISAFDYVLPTEIPDKGRILTAMSVWWFDQLADLVDNHLISYDDELIPDAWRGRSMLCAKLDMIAVEAVVRGYLTGGGLLDYQATGSVCGIALPPGLTDGDRLPEPIFTPAAKAAVGEHDENISFAAVVEQAGEKTAGRLRALSLAIYARARDIAADRGIILADTKFEFGLHSCTGELMLGDEVLTPDSSRFWPAEQWQPGRRQPSYDKQYVRDWLSSPESGWDRHSDQPPPPLPEEVVAATRQRYLDAYERLTGLRFDEWLAPARTAP; this is encoded by the coding sequence GTGCCCTCCACACCGGCCACCGACCGCCCCGACAGCGGCCTGACCCACGTCCACTCGGGCAAGGTGCGCGACCTGTACGCCACCGACACCGGGCACCTGGTCATGGTCGCCAGCGACCGGATCTCGGCCTTCGATTACGTGCTGCCCACCGAGATCCCGGACAAGGGCCGGATCCTGACGGCGATGTCGGTCTGGTGGTTCGACCAGCTCGCCGACCTGGTCGACAACCACCTGATCAGCTATGACGACGAGCTGATCCCCGACGCCTGGCGCGGCCGGTCGATGCTGTGCGCCAAGCTCGACATGATCGCGGTCGAGGCGGTGGTGCGCGGCTATCTCACCGGCGGCGGCCTGCTGGACTACCAGGCCACCGGCTCGGTCTGCGGCATCGCGCTGCCGCCGGGGCTGACCGACGGCGACCGGCTGCCCGAGCCGATCTTCACCCCGGCCGCCAAGGCCGCCGTGGGTGAGCATGACGAGAACATCAGCTTCGCGGCGGTGGTCGAGCAGGCCGGGGAGAAGACCGCCGGCCGGCTGCGCGCGCTCAGCCTGGCGATCTACGCCCGGGCCCGCGACATCGCCGCCGACCGCGGCATCATCCTGGCCGACACCAAGTTCGAGTTCGGCCTGCATTCCTGTACCGGCGAGCTGATGCTCGGCGATGAGGTGCTGACCCCGGACTCGTCCCGGTTCTGGCCGGCTGAGCAGTGGCAGCCCGGGCGCCGGCAACCCAGCTATGACAAGCAGTACGTCCGGGACTGGCTCAGCTCGCCCGAGTCCGGCTGGGACCGGCACTCCGATCAGCCGCCGCCCCCGCTGCCCGAGGAGGTGGTGGCCGCCACCCGGCAGCGATATTTGGATGCCTACGAGCGGCTCACCGGGTTACGGTTCGACGAATGGTTGGCCCCGGCCCGGACAGCTCCGTGA
- the purD gene encoding phosphoribosylamine--glycine ligase has translation MRVLVVGSGAREHALCLSLAADPAVTALICAPGNAGTATIAEHRGLDASDPAAVAALAVDVRADLVVIGPEAPLVAGAADAVRAAGIACFGPSRQAAQLEGSKAFAKDVMAAAGVPTARAALCVTAEQVAAALEEFGPPYVVKDDGLAAGKGVVVTADRRQAAEHAAACGRVLVEEYLDGPEVSLFCVTDGVSVLPLLPAQDFKRIGDGDTGPNTGGMGAYAPLDWLPAETVEQVVAQVAQPTVDELRRRGTPFAGLLYVGLAMTAAGPRVIEFNARFGDPETQVVLALLESSLAGLLHAAATGTLAEHPPLRWRAGAAVTVVIAAANYPGPPRLDDPITGGDQPGVIHAGTRRDGDGVLRSAGGRVLSATAVGDTLAEARDAAYRLVAGVELAGSQHRTDIAAKALATRSPAS, from the coding sequence ATGCGGGTTCTTGTCGTTGGCTCCGGTGCTCGTGAGCACGCCCTCTGCCTGTCGCTGGCGGCCGACCCCGCGGTCACCGCGCTGATCTGCGCTCCAGGCAACGCGGGCACCGCGACTATCGCCGAGCATCGCGGACTGGACGCCTCGGACCCGGCCGCGGTCGCCGCGCTGGCCGTCGACGTCCGGGCCGACCTAGTGGTGATCGGCCCGGAGGCGCCGCTGGTGGCCGGCGCCGCCGACGCGGTCCGCGCCGCCGGCATCGCCTGCTTCGGACCGTCGCGGCAGGCGGCCCAGCTCGAGGGCAGCAAAGCCTTCGCCAAGGACGTGATGGCCGCGGCCGGGGTGCCCACCGCCCGGGCCGCGCTGTGCGTCACCGCCGAGCAGGTCGCCGCCGCGCTGGAGGAGTTCGGACCGCCCTACGTGGTCAAGGACGACGGCCTGGCAGCGGGCAAGGGCGTGGTGGTGACCGCTGACCGGCGCCAGGCCGCCGAGCACGCCGCAGCGTGTGGCCGGGTGCTGGTAGAGGAGTACCTCGACGGTCCCGAGGTGTCGCTGTTCTGCGTCACCGACGGAGTGAGCGTGCTGCCGTTGCTGCCGGCCCAGGACTTCAAGCGGATCGGCGACGGCGACACCGGCCCGAACACCGGTGGCATGGGCGCCTACGCGCCGCTGGACTGGCTGCCCGCCGAGACGGTCGAGCAGGTGGTGGCACAGGTCGCCCAGCCGACCGTGGACGAGCTGCGCCGGCGAGGCACGCCGTTCGCGGGGTTGCTCTACGTCGGCCTGGCGATGACGGCGGCCGGGCCGCGGGTGATCGAGTTCAACGCCAGGTTCGGCGACCCGGAGACCCAGGTGGTGCTGGCGCTGCTGGAGTCCTCCTTGGCCGGGCTGCTGCACGCGGCGGCGACCGGCACGCTGGCCGAGCACCCGCCGCTGCGTTGGCGCGCCGGCGCGGCCGTCACCGTCGTGATCGCGGCGGCGAACTACCCTGGCCCGCCACGGCTGGACGATCCGATCACCGGCGGCGACCAGCCCGGGGTGATCCACGCCGGCACCCGCCGCGACGGCGACGGGGTGCTGCGCTCGGCCGGCGGCCGGGTGCTGTCGGCCACCGCCGTCGGCGACACCCTGGCCGAGGCGCGCGACGCGGCGTACCGGCTGGTGGCCGGCGTCGAGTTGGCCGGCAGCCAGCACCGCACCGACATCGCGGCCAAGGCACTGGCCACCCGCTCGCCGGCCAGCTGA